From Alienimonas californiensis, a single genomic window includes:
- a CDS encoding SpoIIAA family protein, producing MSYHVTEDPDGNVLEVRVSGTLSAEAYDRFVPQTEALIEKYGKVRMLVELRDFHGWDAGALWKDVKFDLKHFNDLERLAIVGDSKWEKGMSAFCKPFTTATVKYFDTSELAAAKAWIREG from the coding sequence ATGAGTTATCACGTCACCGAAGATCCGGACGGCAACGTGCTGGAAGTCCGTGTGTCCGGGACGCTGTCCGCAGAGGCCTACGATCGGTTCGTGCCGCAGACCGAGGCCCTGATCGAGAAATACGGCAAGGTCCGGATGCTGGTCGAATTACGCGACTTCCACGGCTGGGACGCCGGCGCCCTGTGGAAGGACGTGAAGTTCGATTTAAAACACTTCAACGACCTGGAGCGGCTGGCGATCGTCGGCGATTCCAAGTGGGAGAAGGGAATGAGCGCGTTCTGCAAACCGTTCACCACCGCGACGGTCAAATACTTCGACACCTCCGAACTGGCCGCGGCGAAGGCCTGGATCCGCGAGGGCTGA
- a CDS encoding (R)-mandelonitrile lyase has product MQITRVGSNPSTTPPAEYFTGAVRLDPLASPKEPSRVAIASVTFEPGARTHWHTHPVGQHLYLLAGLGWVQEEGGPVQEVRPGDVVWFPPGVKHWHGASATTGMTHLAVQEAVDGSAADWLEPVTDEQYRR; this is encoded by the coding sequence ATCCAGATCACCCGCGTCGGTTCGAATCCCTCGACCACGCCGCCGGCGGAGTACTTCACCGGCGCCGTGCGGCTGGACCCGCTGGCCTCGCCGAAGGAGCCGTCGCGGGTCGCGATCGCCAGCGTCACCTTTGAGCCCGGCGCCCGCACCCACTGGCACACCCACCCCGTCGGCCAGCACCTCTATCTGCTCGCCGGCCTCGGCTGGGTGCAGGAGGAGGGCGGCCCGGTTCAGGAAGTCCGGCCCGGCGACGTCGTCTGGTTTCCGCCCGGCGTGAAGCACTGGCACGGCGCCTCCGCCACGACGGGAATGACCCATCTCGCCGTGCAGGAAGCGGTCGACGGCAGCGCCGCGGACTGGCTGGAACCGGTCACGGACGAGCAGTACCGCAGGTAG